In Acidobacteriota bacterium, the genomic window GGGCTGTTGTTAAGGCTACTGAGCTTGGTGCCGAAGACATCGTATGCCTCCCGGTGCTGATGAAAGAGCCAGACTACCTTGTTCGGATGGCGGATGAGATAGGAGGGGAACTTGGTGGCGATGACCAGGTTTATCTCCTTACCCGCATCGTCCCAGAGGTCGAGGAACCGCCAGAGCAGGGCATCTTTAAGGACATTGCTCTTTGGAAACCAACGAAAAGGAAGGGCGACGATGTCGGTCTTGTACCCCCGACGGACGAAGTTATCCTTGAGGAGCTCGACCAGAAGTTCTGCCCCCCCGTGGATGAACGGCATTTGAGCGTGTAGGATTAAGACCGTCCCTCTCATTTTATATACCCCAGCGCCCGTAGTCTGTTTTTCGTCTCCTCGTCGAGATGGATTCGCCGTTTCATCCTTCTTCCTACTACTCGATGAGCCCGTTTGATAAAGGAGAGTAGTTCCTTTTTCATCCGGGCGAAAAGTGGCGGTTTGGATCCGATGAGGTTTTTCTTCTCCTTTGGATCGGAGCTCAGATTGTAAAACTCTTCCTTCGCCCCTGAAGGAGGATAGATCGTCAGGATGTATTTGTGGTTCTCTCCCCGGATGGAATGTTTCTTCGGTCCGAACTTATTGGCACCACTCATCAGGAACCGCGAAGGAGGTATCTTCCCTTTAAGGTAGGGAAGAAGATTTTCCCCTTGCTCTCCAGGGAGAGGAGAGAGGTTGAGAAAGGCGAGAGTGGTGGGGGCGATGTCGATGGTGGAGACCTCCACATCTACCCTTCGTCCGGCGTATTTCCCCTTTGGGAAATGGATTATAAGGGGTACCCGGAGCATCTCCTCATAAAGGGTCTCTCCGTGTCCAAAGCTTCCATGTTCCAGGAATTCTTCTCCGTGGTCTGAGGTGATGATGACCAGAGTATCGTCGATAAGGCGGGTTTCCTCGAGTTTGGCGAAGAGACGCCCAAGCTGGCTGTCGGTATAGGCGATCTCCCCATCGTAGAGAGCGGTGATGTGGTTTAGGTCGGCTTTGGAAAGCCCTTCCCTTCTTGCTTTCTCTATGCTATCCCTTGTCCCATCTATTTTCCCTTTGTAATCCCGGTCGAAGAGCTTATCGTACGGTGGAGGTGGGGTATAATCCAGGTGGGGGTCGAAGTAGTGGAGGAAGAGGAAGAAGGGGAAGCGGTTGTTTCCCTCGATGGTCTTGATGGCGAAGTCGGTTACCTCTCTTGCCCTTGCCTCCTGTGAGAAGAAGAACCGGTTGAACCCGCGAGCAAATCCGTATTTTTCCGAGACGAAATCGTGGCTCACGAAGGCGTAGCAGGCGAAGCCACGACGCCTCAAGTGCTCGGTGAGGATGGGGACATTGGGATCAAGGGCGGTATCCACCTTAATCACTCCATGGAACGAGGGGTAAAGCGAGGTGAGGATCGAGATATGGGAGGGGAGGGTCCAGGGGGAAGGAGCGATCGCCTCGGTAAATATCACCCCCTCCTTCGCCAGTTTATCGATGTTTTTGCTCGTTTCCCTTGGATAGCCATAACAGCTTAAATGATCCGCTCTCAGGGTATCGATGGAGATGAGGATGATATTGGGAAGCCTGCTTTTTTTCTCCTGGTAGATCACTGGATCAGAAAAGCAGGCGATTATGTTCTCTTTTGCTCCCTTTTTATCGGGAAGGGAAAGAGATTTGATGAGGGGGGTTGCGCTGAAAACGAGTTCTCCCTCCTTCCCCTGATAAGGGGAAAGATCAAGGGTGAAGTCCTGCCATCCACCTCCCTCAGGACTCGAGGTGTCTACTACTCTATCGAAGAGGGTTTTCTCCCTATTGCCCCTTCGCAAAGCCACCGAAAAGCGTACTATCCTCCTTTTCCCCTCTCGGTTCAAGATGCCTATCCCGAAAGAGAGCTTTCCCTTAGAAGGAACCTTAATCGGAAAGCTCACCCGATAGGGAGAGGGAGCGGTTAAAGCGGTTCTCGTTTCTTTTCCTATTTTGGCGCTCGTGAGGTAAGCGGGGAGAGAGATCAGGTCAAAGGCGGCGGAGAGCCTTCTCGTATCGTCGTTTTTCCTGTCAAGATCGTGTGGAGATATGGCATAGGAGAAGAAAAGATCAACCCGGTTCTCCCGATTTCTGAGTATATTCCTCGGGAGCAGTATTCGGTATCTTTCCCATTCTTCCTTTAGCTCTATTTCGGAAAGCCCCTTCCCATTTAGAAGGATATTTGCCTTTAGCTTTTCACCCTTAGGGTGTTCGAAGGGACGAGCGGAGAGGATCAATTCCCCATTACTCACCGGAAAGAGATGGGCGGAGAGATGGGCTTCGCCGGAAAGCGCCCAAAGGAAAGGTTTCTTTCCCAACCATAACTCCTCTTCCCCCCATCCGTTCAGGAGAAATGTCCGTTCCCGCCCCATATCGATCTGGTAGGGGGTGATGAGTTCCGGCTTCATCCTATCGAGATGATCGAGAAGGTAATAGCTGGCAGAGCTTTCCCTTGTGAGGAAGAAAACGAGGGATATTATAAAGGCTATCGCCCCGAGGGCTGCGATAAGTTTGAGGGTAGCTTTCTTCATTTTTCCCCTATCACCGCGTAATCCTGATAACCGAAGATGAGGTCATTCAGCCGTTTGATGTTGTTGTTGAGCTTGGCGAATTGGCTGATTAGTGGTTCCCCCAAGCTTGGAGGTGGGGTGAGGGGTTCTAATTTTCCCTCTTCAGGAACCGGAGAGAGGAAGATGACCTCCACCTTGGAAAAGCCCGCTGCCTCATAAAGAAAGCGAAGCGCCTCAGGATGAATGGGGCGGATATGGGAGGGGTCGGTGAAGAAGTGAGAAAGGGCGAAAAGGCTCCCCGGATTCACCGTCTCCAGGATAAGTCGTCCCCCAGAAGGTAGCTTCTCCCAGGCGAGTTCAACCAGTTTTTTCCCTTGCTCAGGGGGAAGATGTTCGATCAGCTGGGAGGCAAAGATACCGCTTACCCCCCCCGGAGCAAGTGTTTCTAAGTGAGAGACCGCTTCCGCCTTCACCACCTTAAGGTCCTTTTCGCGAGCGCGAAGGAGCATTTCTTCATTCAGATCGATCCCATAGCCCTCAATTCCTTCTTCCTTCAAGAGCTGGAGAAATTCCCCCCTTCCACAGCCGAGATCGAGCACCTTATCGCCCAGGTGAAAGTATTTGAGATATATCCTCTGCCTTCTTTTTATTTCCTCCTCGCTACCCCGGTGTCTCGTCTCGAAGGTGAAGTAGTAATGATCGGAAAGCCCCTCCTTTTCCTTGGCTACTTTCGTTAGCTTTCTCTTTCTTTCCTCTCCCACCGCGGCTAATGCCTCCTTGAGCTCGGAGAGGAGATGTTCCAGCTTCTTTCTGAGCGAGAGCTCCCCCATCTTGAGGTCGGAGATATCCCTTCCCGCCTTTTCGGTAAATTGGGAGAAGGCTTTTGTTTCTTCTTTAAGCTCCTCTACTATGTTCTCCAGGGTGATGATGTTTCCCTCGAGGCGGGAGTAGAGGAGATCCATTCGGGAGGTTAAGCCCTGGGAAAGCTCGGAGAAGAAGGAGCCCACCCTTGAGGAGAAATCGGTGTTTATCTCGTTTATTCTGTCGTTCAGTCGGTTCAGATGGTTGTTTAACTCCGAGATGATCTCGTTTAATGCCCGGACAAGCCCTGCGTTAAATTCCCTCTGTCTCTCGAAATAAGGGGAGAAAACGCCATAAAGAAGGGGACGAAGGACTCGCCGGAAAAGCACGAGGAGCTTGCCGACCACCCTGCGCCGGGAGCTATAGTGGACCGGAGCGTCGATGAGGTAATGCTCGTTTAGAAAGCGGATTGCCTCACCAGAGGAAGGTTTGGGGAACTGGATCATTCCCTCCATTCGGTCCACTGCTTTCTGATATTCGATGAGATTTTTTATCCCCTCGTAGATCGGTGGGGCGAACTTTTCTCCCTTTTTCTTTCCCCGGATGATGTTGCGTAGTTTCTCTACCCTTTTCTCGAATTCCTCAGTCATCTCTTTTTTCTTTCGCGAACTCGCTTCGCCTCACCCGTCCTACGCAATCGTAGATGAAGCCGAGCTTCTTCATCCGCTCTGGCTCGTAGATGTTTCGGAGATCGATCATAACCGGTTTT contains:
- a CDS encoding sulfatase, which translates into the protein MKKATLKLIAALGAIAFIISLVFFLTRESSASYYLLDHLDRMKPELITPYQIDMGRERTFLLNGWGEEELWLGKKPFLWALSGEAHLSAHLFPVSNGELILSARPFEHPKGEKLKANILLNGKGLSEIELKEEWERYRILLPRNILRNRENRVDLFFSYAISPHDLDRKNDDTRRLSAAFDLISLPAYLTSAKIGKETRTALTAPSPYRVSFPIKVPSKGKLSFGIGILNREGKRRIVRFSVALRRGNREKTLFDRVVDTSSPEGGGWQDFTLDLSPYQGKEGELVFSATPLIKSLSLPDKKGAKENIIACFSDPVIYQEKKSRLPNIILISIDTLRADHLSCYGYPRETSKNIDKLAKEGVIFTEAIAPSPWTLPSHISILTSLYPSFHGVIKVDTALDPNVPILTEHLRRRGFACYAFVSHDFVSEKYGFARGFNRFFFSQEARAREVTDFAIKTIEGNNRFPFFLFLHYFDPHLDYTPPPPYDKLFDRDYKGKIDGTRDSIEKARREGLSKADLNHITALYDGEIAYTDSQLGRLFAKLEETRLIDDTLVIITSDHGEEFLEHGSFGHGETLYEEMLRVPLIIHFPKGKYAGRRVDVEVSTIDIAPTTLAFLNLSPLPGEQGENLLPYLKGKIPPSRFLMSGANKFGPKKHSIRGENHKYILTIYPPSGAKEEFYNLSSDPKEKKNLIGSKPPLFARMKKELLSFIKRAHRVVGRRMKRRIHLDEETKNRLRALGYIK
- a CDS encoding methyltransferase domain-containing protein, encoding MTEEFEKRVEKLRNIIRGKKKGEKFAPPIYEGIKNLIEYQKAVDRMEGMIQFPKPSSGEAIRFLNEHYLIDAPVHYSSRRRVVGKLLVLFRRVLRPLLYGVFSPYFERQREFNAGLVRALNEIISELNNHLNRLNDRINEINTDFSSRVGSFFSELSQGLTSRMDLLYSRLEGNIITLENIVEELKEETKAFSQFTEKAGRDISDLKMGELSLRKKLEHLLSELKEALAAVGEERKRKLTKVAKEKEGLSDHYYFTFETRHRGSEEEIKRRQRIYLKYFHLGDKVLDLGCGRGEFLQLLKEEGIEGYGIDLNEEMLLRAREKDLKVVKAEAVSHLETLAPGGVSGIFASQLIEHLPPEQGKKLVELAWEKLPSGGRLILETVNPGSLFALSHFFTDPSHIRPIHPEALRFLYEAAGFSKVEVIFLSPVPEEGKLEPLTPPPSLGEPLISQFAKLNNNIKRLNDLIFGYQDYAVIGEK